TCTGCGACCCAGGGATATGGGCTGCTTCGTCGCCAGGGTCGAGTCGCTGGGTGTACTCGACGAGGCTTGAACGATCCCACGAGTCGACTCTTCGGCTCCGGCTTGCGAAAATCAGCAATCGATACGACAATCCGCGGCGATGCGAATTTTAAATCGATGCAGACATGAAGCGGTCATTGCGGCTTGCGTGATCGCGATGATGGAACTCGTTGGAGACCCTACTCGCGCCTCGGCCGAGCAAAAGGATTTTCGGGGCACACCCTTGTTCCGCGAAGTGGCCGGTCCAATAGCCGGGCGCCCTATCCTGCTGCTCCATGGCGGGGCCTTCAGCTCAGCAACCTGGAAGGAACTCGGGACCATCGACGCGTTGGCGGCGGCAGGCCACCGAGTATTTGCCGTCGATCTGCCCGGTTTCGGGAAGTCTCCGGCCAACCGTGGCGACCTCTCCACGTTCGCTGTGGACCTCCTTGCGCACTTGAAAATCGACCGCGTGGTCCTGGTCTCTCCGTCGATGAGTGGCAGAGTCAGTTTCCCTCTGGTGTTGAATCATCCGGATCGCTTGGCTGGCTACGTTCCGATTGCGCCCGTGGAGTCCGTCCAATACGCAAAGAGGTTGAAGAACAGCCCGGTGCCCGCGCTGGTAATCTGGGGCGAACGGGACAAGCTATTCCCACCAGCACAAGCCACGTCACTGGCGGCGAGCTTCAAGAAGGCGGAAGTCCTGATTCTGCCCGGTGCTCGCCACCCCGCATACCTGGACCAGCCGAAGATGTTCCATGACGCACTGCTGAAGTTCATCGCTCAGCTCGACGATTGAACCCAAGCGACCTGACGTAGGTTGGAGCCAATCGAAAGCTTGAACTGCCTCCGGGCAGACGGAGAAGACATCCCCATGGTCGACGTCTCGAAACAAGTGAACACATCAGAAGCACTTCGCCTGCTCCTCATGATTGCGGGTATAGCCGCTGCGGGAACTGGAATTTTCGGGATTGCCTTCGGCTCTTTCTGGGCAGCGACAGGACTGGAGATCTTTGACGGAGTCAACGCGCTGCAGAACTTGACAACCATTCTCCCCTTCATCCCCATATCCCTGATTGCTGTGGGTGTTTTCCTGATGGTCAAATCCAGGCTGTAGCGCCGTGCTAGAGCGCCGCAAGGCGCAAGCGCTTCTTGCTCCAGGCGCAGACGCGCAATCCCCAGGCGATGAAACCGCCCCAGTAGTAAACGTAATCGATAGGATTGATATCTCCGTAATAGTTGAGCTCGAACCAATACGTGCTCCAGACCAGTCCCCAAAGGTAATAGATGCTGGCTGTGTGCAGCGTTCGCCACTGCTTTGGGCTCAGCTTGCGGCGCACGGGCATGAATGAGGTCAGCGTCATGGCGGTCAGGAGCAAATAGCCGGGTATCTGGGTCGCCAGGTCGGCAACGGTAAATACTTCGTCTACGTAGTAGTGCCAATAGCCGATCACCATCCATAAAATGAACAACAACTGCCAGGCCATGCCACCGGCAAAGCACAGACCGATGATTCGCCGGTTGCGCATCAACCAGCGACTCAACTCGCCGGGAAATAATTGTTGCAGAGACGACGCGGCAAAGGCCAGGTAGAGCCAGGGAACCGAACACCGAACCGACACCTGGATCAAAGAAGAAATGTCATCGGGATTGGACAAGTCGACTCGGGTCATCGCCGACCCGACAAGCAGGGAAATTGGAATCATGATCAATGCATACAAATTCCAACCATTGACGGCCTTGCTCTTCAGTGTCACCGCTAACGTCCTATCCATCTTGTTTCACAACCACCATTATGTTGATCAGTTCGACATTCACACCGGGCACACCGGGAAAGTTTCTCTCGCTTCACACTCAGCTCTGTTCGACGTCTTGGGAAGGGCGATGTGGGCGCCCATGATATGTTCGGGCGTCCTGCAACGCGAACAATTCTAGTCGTAGATTGCACTTTTTCTTCGCCAGGGGCGTACTCCCTGGATTCGCCTAACATGGCCCTTATCGAGGAGTGAGGGGGCCTCCCCAAGACATCCCGCACCACGATGCGGAGTATGAATTGACATGAAGGTGGACATGGTCGCGCGCGAGCCGGAGGAACTGAACACCACCTCCGTCGCGCTATTGCGTCTCTTGCTCCTGGCGTCACTCTGTACCGCGATCGTCTTCGCGGCGTGGCTGCTCTGGCTCGGCAGCGCACACGAGCGGACCCCCTGGTATGTCGGCGCCGTCTTTCCCGTATTCACGCTGACAGCCGCCTCCCAGTGCTTCCGCACGGCTGCGAAGTTGGGGGGGAGCCAGCGCAAAGCCTGGCGTTTCTTCGGCACGGGCTGCTTGAGCATCGCTGTCGGAGAGCTGATGTGGGCCAGCCACGACTTGTTCCTGGGCATTGCACTGCCCGCATCCGTCCCCATGGACGCTTTCTATCTCGGGTTTCCCATCTGCTTCATCCTCGGATCCTGGCACTACCGCATCCGAACTCCGTCCACAGACGATGCATTCATCCAGATTGGCAACCTTGGGATCATTTTCTCCGCAACCCTGCTCATGTACATCTTCGCCAACGTGGACTTCCTCAGCGGGTCGATTCCAAGCTACTTCGCGGACATCACGGTCTTGCACGGAACCTTCAACGTTTCCGCATCCTTGTTTGCGTTGATCGTCCTCTGGCTCCATGGCTGGGGGCGCCGACGTCAGGTCACGTCGCTCATCTTCATCGGCCTCTGCTTCAACGCGTTGGACAACTTCATGTTCATCGGCGCCTTGATGGGGGATGGATATCAAGTGAGTTCTCTCTCGAGTGGCTCGATTCTTGTCTGTGCATCGTTCATCATCTGGGCCGCCTTCGAGCAACGCCACATGAAAGACGAAAATACAGCCCATGGGTCCTCTGCCGAGAGCCAGGCATTGGCAAAACAGTGGGAGAGCCTGCTTCCGCCCCTCGCCTTCGCGGGGGTGCTCGCGGTCGCCCTGGTTCAGCGCGACCGACTCGTCGCAAATCTGATCCCTTATGTCACGATTGCCTCTTTGGTCTTCATCAGCGCACTCGCCATGCGCAACTGGTGGGGCCATCGTCTCGAGAGCCGACTTCGCGTCAAGGCGCTGCGCAGCCAATCTGCGCTGGAGGGAATCAATCACGAACTCGCGACCCAGAATGTCGAGCTTCGCACGATTCAACTCAAACTCGAGGAATCCCAGGACCGCTTGGCATTGCACCGAGAACAACTCGAAGTGTTGGTCGCCGAGCGAACCCGCGAGCTGGAAACGTCGCGCCAGGCGCTGCACAGGTCAGACCGCCTGGCATCCCTCGGCACCCTCGCCGCGGGCCTCGCCCATGAACTCAACAACCCGCTCGGAATCATGCAACTGCAGGCGGACGACGCCCTGATCCTGCGCGACAAGGCCAACTCTGAGAATGCGCTGAGGGGCATTGTCGAACAACTGCGACGCTGCGCAGAGATCGTCAGAAGCGTGTTGCGATTCTCACGGGATGAGACGTCACAGAAGCGTGCGGTCGAGCTCGCCGACGTCCTGCTGCGCTCGGTGAAGCTCGCCGACCACTACGCAACCCGGTCGAACGTCAAAATCGAATGCCAGATCGAAAGTGGGCTCGATTGCGCTGGCGACCTCGGAGCATCCACCGTATGGGGGAATGCGATCGAGCTGGAGCAGGTGATCGTAAATCTGCTGCGCAACGCAATCGAAGCGAGCGAGAGCGGATCTCGGGTGGCAGTTGAACTGTCTCGTGTAGGAGAGCTTCTTAGGCTGCGCGTAATCGACAAAGGCGCGGGCATGACGGATGAGACGCGGGAACACGCATTCGACCCCTTCTACACGACGAGACGCGATGAGGGTGGCACGGGACTGGGGTTGAGCGTTGCTCACGGCATCATGGAGCAGCACGGCGGGTCGCTGCAGGTCCACTCCCATGAAGGCAAAGGGGCGACGGTCACAATGGAAATTGCGAGGCACGAAGAGGCCTAGCGATGATGGCGCCGCCCCGCTGCTGGCTAATGCAAAAGGCCAGCTTCCACGAAGGGAAGCTGGCCTTTTGCGTTGCACTCTTGGACTGCGAGTAACTTACTGCGGGCCAGACCCGCAACACGGCCTAGTTCTTG
This genomic window from Myxococcales bacterium contains:
- a CDS encoding alpha/beta fold hydrolase, with product MRILNRCRHEAVIAACVIAMMELVGDPTRASAEQKDFRGTPLFREVAGPIAGRPILLLHGGAFSSATWKELGTIDALAAAGHRVFAVDLPGFGKSPANRGDLSTFAVDLLAHLKIDRVVLVSPSMSGRVSFPLVLNHPDRLAGYVPIAPVESVQYAKRLKNSPVPALVIWGERDKLFPPAQATSLAASFKKAEVLILPGARHPAYLDQPKMFHDALLKFIAQLDD
- a CDS encoding HAMP domain-containing histidine kinase; translation: MKVDMVAREPEELNTTSVALLRLLLLASLCTAIVFAAWLLWLGSAHERTPWYVGAVFPVFTLTAASQCFRTAAKLGGSQRKAWRFFGTGCLSIAVGELMWASHDLFLGIALPASVPMDAFYLGFPICFILGSWHYRIRTPSTDDAFIQIGNLGIIFSATLLMYIFANVDFLSGSIPSYFADITVLHGTFNVSASLFALIVLWLHGWGRRRQVTSLIFIGLCFNALDNFMFIGALMGDGYQVSSLSSGSILVCASFIIWAAFEQRHMKDENTAHGSSAESQALAKQWESLLPPLAFAGVLAVALVQRDRLVANLIPYVTIASLVFISALAMRNWWGHRLESRLRVKALRSQSALEGINHELATQNVELRTIQLKLEESQDRLALHREQLEVLVAERTRELETSRQALHRSDRLASLGTLAAGLAHELNNPLGIMQLQADDALILRDKANSENALRGIVEQLRRCAEIVRSVLRFSRDETSQKRAVELADVLLRSVKLADHYATRSNVKIECQIESGLDCAGDLGASTVWGNAIELEQVIVNLLRNAIEASESGSRVAVELSRVGELLRLRVIDKGAGMTDETREHAFDPFYTTRRDEGGTGLGLSVAHGIMEQHGGSLQVHSHEGKGATVTMEIARHEEA